A portion of the Mytilus trossulus isolate FHL-02 unplaced genomic scaffold, PNRI_Mtr1.1.1.hap1 h1tg000586l__unscaffolded, whole genome shotgun sequence genome contains these proteins:
- the LOC134702639 gene encoding histone H1-delta-like, protein MSDAPAPVVKTPAKSPKKKAAAKPKKVATHPKYSEMVGKAISALKERGGSSRQAILKYILANFSVGSDAKTVNTHLKLALKSGVKSNSLKQSKGTGASGSFKIGEVAKPAKKPAKKVVKPKAAKPKKAKTPTKKTAAKKPAAKKPAGEKKAAKPKAKKPAAKKPAAKPAAKSAKKATKSPKKTKAAAKPKKAKTPKKK, encoded by the coding sequence atgtctgacgcaccagcaccagtagtaaagaccccagctaagtcaccaaagaagaaagctgcagctaaaccaaagaaagtagctactcatccaaaatacagcgagatggtcggaaaggctatatctgctttgaaagagcgtggaggctccagccgtcaagccatcctcaagtatatcttagcaaacttcagcgttggtagcgatgcaaaaacagtcaacactcacttgaagttagctctgaaatcaggagtgaagagcaatagcttgaaacagtcgaagggtaccggcgcttctggaagctttaagattggggaagtagctaaaccagctaagaaaccagcaaagaaagtagttaaacctaaagcagccaagccaaagaaggcaaagacacctaccaaaaagactgccgcaaagaaacctgcagcaaagaaaccagcaggtgaaaagaaagcagctaaaccaaaagcaaagaagccagctgcaaagaaacctgctgcaaaacctgctgccaaatctgcaaagaaagccacaaaatctcccaagaagacaaaggctgcagctaaaccaaagaaggcaaagacaccaaagaagaagtaa